GTGAATAAAGGTGAAATTTGGTGGGCTTCATTAGAAGAACCACGAGGTTCTGAGCCTGGTTTTCGGCACCCAGTAGTAATAATTTCATCCAATGAATTTAATAATAGTAAAATAAAAACGGTAATTGTTGCTGCCATTACGTCAAATACACGCTTGGCAGATGCCCCTGGAAACTTTAAGCTTACTAAAAAGGGTTCTGGATTAACTCGTGAATCAGTTGTAAATATTTCACAGCTTTTAACGCTTGATAAATCATTTATAAGTAATAAATCTGGAAAATTAAATACCAAGCAAAATCAATTGTTAAATTATGGGCTGCAATTAGTGCTAAACATATAAAAACGTCACCGATGTCCCGTTAAGGATCTATTTAATGACTGTAGTGCCATTATGAGTCAATCATTAAACCTGGAGACCTCAAA
This DNA window, taken from Gammaproteobacteria bacterium, encodes the following:
- a CDS encoding type II toxin-antitoxin system PemK/MazF family toxin yields the protein MNKGEIWWASLEEPRGSEPGFRHPVVIISSNEFNNSKIKTVIVAAITSNTRLADAPGNFKLTKKGSGLTRESVVNISQLLTLDKSFISNKSGKLNTKQNQLLNYGLQLVLNI